One window from the genome of bacterium encodes:
- a CDS encoding Fic family protein gives MADGFRPPKDKDELEDREVRGFWKAIALSKKIGESRERITLDTILRIHRTMFESVAPAMAGRFRTAGEDIKKLECLEPPPGRVVQEKMYEFWKILDAQLSVLPSHAKGNTVTQTRKWRTSVFDTATWTQHQVAAIHPFCDGNGRMSRLLTNLILSRYGLPPSQVKYEGEDKKMYLRALCQIDLYGDYEPLKKLIVRSVYEEYRKERILRRRNG, from the coding sequence ATGGCCGACGGATTTCGGCCGCCTAAAGACAAGGATGAGCTCGAAGACCGCGAAGTGCGCGGCTTCTGGAAAGCTATCGCGCTTTCAAAGAAAATCGGCGAGAGCAGGGAACGCATCACCCTCGATACTATATTGCGCATCCACCGGACCATGTTCGAGTCCGTAGCCCCGGCAATGGCCGGTCGTTTTCGCACTGCCGGGGAGGATATAAAGAAGTTGGAATGCCTGGAACCTCCTCCGGGGAGGGTTGTACAGGAAAAGATGTATGAATTCTGGAAAATCCTAGACGCGCAGTTGTCAGTACTCCCGTCGCATGCCAAAGGGAATACCGTCACGCAGACAAGAAAATGGAGGACCTCCGTTTTTGACACAGCGACTTGGACCCAGCATCAGGTTGCCGCAATACACCCGTTCTGCGACGGGAACGGCCGCATGTCCCGGCTCCTCACGAATCTTATACTCAGCAGATACGGGCTCCCTCCGAGCCAAGTTAAATATGAAGGTGAGGATAAGAAAATGTATCTGAGAGCGCTTTGCCAGATTGATCTCTATGGGGACTATGAGCCGCTCAAAAAACTCATCGTGCGGAGCGTCTACGAGGAGTACCGAAAAGAACGCATTTTGAGAAGGAGAAACGGTTAG
- a CDS encoding glycosyltransferase family 39 protein, translated as MKNARHPGFRAGGNGCAAWLVLSLLPVLILAGAFFRFYGLSAQSYWMDEGYTINAVLSVKEHGSTVLDSGKQYSCPTYCYPTAVIAQEFGDGPFSYRLLAAIAGTAFILVAYLAGAGMFGRFAGLAAAAFTALSYFQIAWSRQARWYTLFELFFWLALLCFYRFLYAGGSRASRVMYGAATFVLSALAILTHGLGWLLPGIFIAWFLVDRWILRKLFRLREAGFAALALACAGAVGCAFAPASLAGLMSHISFHYELPYYLSFYLRSYWPLLLLALVALARTREDRRGVWLLLFALLAYLLPLGFLTGIVHYRYLFHLTPVIFILAALGTSDLISLARPRWQKISIGLLVVLAFFASGTGVWKPESLYFLESDDPAALAARPYYAYTPQPDWTGAYAYIKSHRVPGDAIVSSLPQFTKIFLGEPGYWVRYDYLGFDDPAAVSPDGRESYVGARVLDGLAPLQALTSSSRGYLVLDTLALSPGRLPEEETAYIREHFTEVFYSKTNSYSEIWVYRF; from the coding sequence ATGAAGAACGCAAGGCATCCGGGGTTTCGGGCTGGGGGTAACGGCTGCGCGGCCTGGCTCGTCCTCTCGCTCCTTCCGGTCCTTATTCTCGCGGGGGCTTTCTTTCGTTTCTACGGCCTCTCCGCGCAATCCTACTGGATGGACGAAGGGTACACGATAAATGCCGTGCTTTCCGTAAAGGAGCACGGCTCGACCGTGCTCGATTCGGGCAAGCAGTACTCCTGTCCTACGTACTGCTACCCGACCGCCGTTATCGCGCAGGAATTCGGAGACGGCCCGTTCTCGTACCGTCTCCTCGCCGCGATCGCCGGGACGGCCTTCATTCTTGTCGCGTATCTCGCGGGAGCCGGCATGTTCGGGCGCTTCGCGGGACTTGCCGCAGCCGCCTTCACCGCCCTTTCGTACTTCCAGATCGCCTGGTCGCGGCAGGCTCGCTGGTATACGCTTTTCGAGCTGTTCTTCTGGCTCGCGCTCCTGTGTTTCTACCGCTTTCTCTATGCGGGCGGAAGCCGGGCATCGCGCGTTATGTACGGCGCCGCCACCTTCGTTCTGTCCGCCCTCGCGATTCTCACGCACGGCCTTGGCTGGCTTTTGCCGGGCATCTTTATCGCGTGGTTTCTGGTTGACCGCTGGATTCTTAGAAAACTCTTTAGGCTTCGCGAGGCGGGATTCGCAGCGCTTGCCTTGGCCTGCGCGGGTGCCGTCGGCTGCGCGTTCGCGCCCGCTTCCTTGGCAGGACTTATGAGCCATATAAGTTTCCACTACGAACTTCCCTACTACCTGAGCTTCTACCTCCGCTCCTATTGGCCGCTCCTCCTTCTTGCCCTGGTCGCGCTTGCGCGAACGCGGGAGGACCGGCGCGGCGTATGGCTCCTTCTCTTCGCCCTTCTCGCGTATCTCCTTCCGCTCGGATTTCTGACGGGCATCGTGCACTACCGCTACCTCTTCCACCTCACGCCCGTCATCTTCATTCTCGCCGCGCTCGGGACTTCCGATCTTATAAGCTTGGCGCGCCCGCGGTGGCAGAAGATAAGTATCGGGCTTCTCGTTGTTCTGGCCTTCTTTGCCTCGGGTACGGGCGTATGGAAGCCCGAGAGCCTCTACTTCCTCGAGTCGGACGATCCTGCGGCGCTCGCCGCCCGCCCCTACTACGCCTATACGCCGCAGCCGGACTGGACGGGAGCGTACGCGTACATCAAGTCGCACCGCGTCCCGGGAGACGCGATCGTCTCGTCTCTCCCTCAATTCACCAAGATATTCCTCGGCGAGCCCGGCTATTGGGTGCGGTATGACTATCTGGGTTTTGACGATCCTGCGGCGGTTTCCCCCGACGGGCGCGAATCCTATGTCGGAGCAAGGGTGCTCGACGGACTCGCCCCGCTTCAGGCGCTCACCTCCTCTTCGCGCGGCTACCTCGTCCTTGATACGCTTGCCCTGAGCCCCGGCCGCCTTCCGGAGGAGGAAACCGCCTATATCCGGGAGCATTTTACGGAGGTGTTTTACAGCAAGACGAATTCTTATTCCGAAATCTGGGTGTATCGGTTCTAG
- a CDS encoding peptidoglycan-binding domain-containing protein → MKSFSIKKSAVLATLVLVLSSVGFGTAFGYGRSGQSVRVQLQPTVTTTTGGQVLGASAFNFSTDLTVGSTGDAVTALQETLIADIYLKIDAPTGYFGPMTLAAVKLWQAAHGVPATGYVGPLTRAALNSGSLPTASDETKAMASVEAKAQLAKALEQLAKLQAAYDAAVKAGTLKP, encoded by the coding sequence ATGAAAAGCTTTTCAATCAAGAAATCGGCCGTTCTCGCGACGCTCGTCCTCGTGCTTTCGAGCGTCGGGTTCGGCACGGCCTTCGGCTACGGCAGGAGCGGCCAGAGCGTGCGCGTCCAGCTTCAGCCTACGGTCACGACGACGACCGGCGGCCAGGTGCTCGGCGCATCCGCCTTCAACTTCTCGACCGATCTCACGGTCGGCTCGACCGGGGATGCGGTCACCGCGCTCCAGGAAACCCTTATCGCGGACATCTATCTCAAAATAGACGCCCCGACCGGATACTTCGGGCCGATGACGCTCGCGGCAGTGAAACTCTGGCAGGCGGCGCACGGCGTTCCGGCAACAGGCTATGTAGGGCCGCTGACCCGCGCAGCTCTCAATTCCGGCAGCCTTCCGACTGCCTCTGACGAAACGAAGGCAATGGCTTCGGTTGAAGCAAAGGCACAGCTTGCGAAAGCTCTCGAGCAGCTTGCGAAACTCCAGGCCGCCTATGACGCGGCAGTAAAGGCAGGCACCCTTAAGCCGTAA
- a CDS encoding CAP domain-containing protein, whose product MASPRKPWWKHLKHTFVASVENDRHPHLLRREAVLGVLILAILIEGAVFAQEFITFRQSDYLASVLPGVVTALTNDARSESHLAVLTPDPGLARAAQAKADDMSAKGYFSHVSPDGTLPWHWFTAAGYDYTYAGENLAVNFGDSEQLVDAWLASPAHRANILGTHFTSIGIGMATGTYEGKSTLFVVEFFAKPAGGAKLAAQPAPTALKAPEIAKATAVPATVPVVTEKGGATEPVVLGVQDERVSPVAAVLASPLKFSAYAFGAIILAFLLAIGLGLVFHLKLPRFSALTAGLVVIAVMLGLGLLNRSLAFPPLEIPADAASANVLTGLTLPSP is encoded by the coding sequence ATGGCGAGCCCCCGAAAGCCCTGGTGGAAACACCTCAAGCATACGTTCGTCGCTTCGGTCGAGAACGACCGCCATCCGCATCTCCTCAGGCGCGAAGCGGTGCTTGGCGTCCTCATCCTCGCCATTCTTATCGAGGGAGCGGTGTTCGCCCAGGAATTCATCACGTTCAGGCAAAGCGACTATCTCGCAAGCGTCCTTCCGGGGGTCGTGACCGCGCTTACGAACGATGCCCGCAGCGAAAGCCATCTCGCCGTTCTCACGCCCGACCCCGGGCTTGCCCGCGCGGCGCAGGCCAAGGCCGACGACATGTCCGCCAAGGGCTATTTCTCGCATGTGAGCCCCGACGGGACGCTCCCGTGGCACTGGTTTACGGCCGCAGGCTACGACTATACCTATGCCGGGGAAAACCTCGCGGTCAACTTCGGCGACTCCGAGCAGCTCGTCGACGCCTGGCTCGCTTCGCCCGCGCACCGCGCGAACATCCTTGGCACCCACTTTACGTCGATCGGCATCGGGATGGCGACCGGCACCTATGAGGGCAAGTCCACGCTCTTCGTCGTGGAATTCTTCGCAAAGCCCGCAGGCGGCGCGAAACTTGCGGCACAGCCTGCTCCGACGGCTCTCAAAGCCCCGGAGATCGCGAAAGCGACAGCAGTCCCCGCTACGGTTCCGGTCGTGACGGAAAAGGGAGGCGCGACGGAACCGGTCGTTCTTGGCGTGCAGGACGAACGCGTTTCCCCGGTTGCCGCAGTCCTCGCCTCGCCGCTTAAGTTCTCCGCTTACGCGTTCGGCGCGATCATCCTCGCCTTTCTCCTTGCGATCGGGCTCGGGCTCGTATTCCACCTTAAGCTCCCGCGCTTTAGCGCCCTTACCGCGGGTCTCGTCGTGATAGCGGTGATGCTCGGTCTTGGGCTTCTCAACCGGAGCCTGGCATTCCCTCCGCTTGAAATCCCGGCTGATGCGGCAAGCGCGAATGTCCTTACCGGACTCACCCTGCCTTCGCCATGA
- a CDS encoding LexA family transcriptional regulator, protein MSDYRAQKEKVVAFYEQHYRLPGYGELMKLARFKSKNAAYKLIGKLVEDGIVEKDAGGKLSPGERLRSSGVRLLGLIEAGFPSPAEEELLDVMDFDEYLTPRKESTYILKVKGDSMIDAGIRPGDLVVVERRATYKPGEIVVASIDGEYTMKYLRKKGDAYYLDPANEKFKPIYPKEALSIEAVVTAVVRKY, encoded by the coding sequence ATGAGCGACTACCGCGCGCAGAAGGAGAAAGTCGTCGCTTTCTACGAGCAGCACTATCGCCTCCCGGGATACGGAGAACTTATGAAGCTCGCGCGGTTCAAGTCGAAGAACGCCGCGTATAAGCTGATCGGCAAGCTCGTCGAGGACGGCATCGTGGAGAAGGACGCGGGCGGCAAGCTCTCGCCCGGAGAGCGGCTCCGGAGTTCCGGCGTACGGCTTCTCGGCCTCATCGAAGCGGGCTTTCCGTCGCCCGCGGAAGAAGAGCTTCTCGATGTGATGGATTTCGACGAATACCTCACGCCCCGAAAAGAGTCGACCTATATCCTCAAGGTAAAGGGCGATTCCATGATCGACGCGGGGATCCGCCCGGGCGATCTGGTCGTCGTCGAGCGCCGGGCGACCTATAAGCCGGGGGAAATCGTCGTCGCCTCGATCGACGGCGAATACACGATGAAATACCTGCGGAAGAAGGGCGACGCGTACTATCTCGACCCCGCGAACGAAAAGTTCAAACCTATTTATCCGAAGGAAGCTTTGAGCATAGAGGCGGTGGTGACCGCGGTGGTGCGTAAATACTGA
- a CDS encoding DNA polymerase IV, whose protein sequence is MERALVRAIFHVDGDAFFASCEIAKNPALRGKPVITGKERGIVSSASYEAKRLGVTRGVPLSQVRRICPQAIILSSDYETYQMYSKRMYAIARRYTPLVEEYGIDECFGDLTGLATPPEEAVRRMREDLKRELNMTFSVGLGPTKVLAKLGSKHKKPDGFTVVTPENVPELLSKTPLRRVWGIGPNIAAKLEGEGLHTALDLANMSGAWVRARFAKPVLELWQELRGESVMPLSCGADTAPHSIQVTRTFAPRQGAEYLRSALSKNIENACSKARRKKLIAGEVSFFLKTQSFRYAGTHFKLGEATAAPQEVIAAVFERFPELFREGSLYRATGVTLYGLEKAEKPQLALFSEPGAMNRFGGLYKSVDALARRFGPGTVYLGSSAAALEGKGNPQEGLFSGAYGAKRLPVPYLGEVG, encoded by the coding sequence ATGGAGCGCGCTCTTGTCCGCGCCATTTTTCATGTCGACGGGGACGCGTTCTTCGCTTCCTGCGAGATCGCGAAGAATCCGGCGCTCAGGGGGAAGCCGGTTATCACGGGCAAGGAGCGCGGCATCGTCTCTTCCGCAAGCTATGAAGCCAAGCGGCTCGGCGTTACCCGCGGCGTTCCGCTCTCCCAGGTGCGGCGCATCTGCCCACAGGCGATCATTCTGTCTTCGGATTATGAGACGTATCAGATGTACTCGAAGCGCATGTACGCGATCGCGAGACGCTATACGCCCTTGGTCGAGGAATACGGAATCGACGAATGCTTCGGCGATCTCACGGGACTCGCTACACCCCCGGAGGAAGCGGTCCGCAGGATGCGGGAGGATCTGAAGCGGGAACTCAACATGACGTTCTCGGTCGGCCTTGGTCCGACCAAAGTTCTTGCGAAGCTCGGCTCAAAGCACAAGAAGCCCGACGGCTTCACGGTCGTGACGCCGGAGAACGTACCGGAGCTTCTTTCGAAGACGCCCCTTCGGAGGGTCTGGGGTATAGGGCCGAACATCGCGGCGAAGCTCGAAGGGGAAGGGCTTCATACCGCGCTCGATCTCGCGAATATGTCCGGGGCATGGGTTCGCGCCCGCTTCGCGAAGCCCGTACTCGAGCTGTGGCAGGAACTGCGGGGCGAATCCGTCATGCCGCTTTCGTGCGGCGCGGATACGGCCCCGCATTCGATACAGGTGACGCGCACGTTCGCGCCCCGGCAGGGTGCGGAGTATCTGCGGTCCGCGCTTTCGAAGAATATCGAGAATGCGTGCTCGAAGGCGCGGAGGAAAAAGCTTATCGCGGGAGAAGTTTCCTTTTTTCTCAAGACCCAGAGCTTCCGGTATGCGGGGACGCATTTCAAGCTTGGGGAAGCGACCGCGGCACCCCAGGAAGTCATCGCCGCCGTATTCGAACGTTTCCCGGAGTTGTTCCGGGAGGGCTCCCTCTACCGGGCCACCGGCGTGACGCTCTACGGGCTCGAGAAGGCGGAAAAGCCGCAGCTTGCGCTCTTTAGCGAACCGGGGGCCATGAACCGCTTCGGCGGGCTGTATAAGAGCGTGGACGCGCTTGCGAGGCGCTTCGGCCCCGGCACCGTCTATCTCGGTTCAAGCGCGGCGGCGCTTGAAGGCAAGGGGAACCCACAGGAAGGCCTCTTTAGCGGCGCATACGGCGCGAAACGCCTGCCGGTGCCGTATCTGGGAGAAGTGGGGTAA
- a CDS encoding cold shock domain-containing protein produces the protein MQTGIIARLVKEKGFGFIKAEGMEKDLFFHANEVQGITFPELEEGDTVSFEVGESPKGPNAVNVSKVEATA, from the coding sequence ATGCAGACAGGAATCATCGCCCGCCTCGTCAAGGAGAAAGGCTTCGGGTTTATCAAAGCAGAAGGCATGGAGAAGGACCTCTTCTTCCACGCCAACGAAGTTCAGGGAATCACCTTCCCCGAGCTTGAGGAAGGAGACACCGTCTCTTTCGAAGTCGGCGAAAGCCCGAAGGGACCGAACGCGGTCAATGTGAGCAAAGTCGAAGCAACCGCATAA
- a CDS encoding winged helix-turn-helix transcriptional regulator: MAKRMIVIHLARTASETAEESLLMEFVRATHKFREAKKAIADRIGMQGTPARQCVVLTCLLAHPGISQARLAKLTGTDDSTLNTMVRELGGRGQKLLTAKKDPASPKFSILTLTSSGEFAARRIVRLVGAFQSNQ; encoded by the coding sequence ATGGCCAAGAGAATGATAGTGATTCATCTTGCGCGGACCGCGTCGGAAACCGCAGAAGAGTCGCTCTTGATGGAATTCGTTCGAGCAACGCACAAATTCAGGGAGGCAAAGAAAGCTATTGCGGACCGCATAGGTATGCAGGGAACGCCAGCGCGACAGTGTGTCGTGCTTACGTGCCTGCTGGCGCACCCCGGTATTTCCCAGGCCCGTCTGGCGAAGCTCACGGGAACCGACGATTCGACCTTGAATACCATGGTGCGTGAACTCGGCGGGCGTGGCCAGAAATTGCTGACGGCGAAGAAAGACCCCGCCAGTCCCAAGTTCTCGATCCTCACCCTGACGTCTTCTGGCGAATTCGCCGCCAGGCGGATTGTTCGGCTCGTCGGCGCCTTCCAATCCAACCAGTGA
- a CDS encoding recombinase family protein: MNQENQPLRAVGYARVSSKDQEDTGYSLPAQEKLLHDYADRNGYEMVKVFAIQESAAGKIQRKIFHEMLEYVTKTKINTIFVETTDRLTRNFADVPVIDEWILADEKHTIHLVKESCTLHKDSKSHEWFMWRVKVATAEYYIRLLSENVKKGQKEKLAQGWLPSKPPLGYKTVGEKGHKIHVLDPDKAPIVKRMFELYATNIHSTKKLADEMYKLGMRSRGGNKVSHSRVHQLLGDPFYYGMNRWNGKVAQGGHEPLITKELFMRCQDIMHSNGTPRYNKHNSLFKNVFRCEECKGRVTWEIQKGHWYGHCNHYKNCTQKEYVRQEQVDEQVMENIEQLSSKHDEAIEHMLTWVQEALKESHSEEIEFREKATGELERRYQTATQRLDKIYDDKIDGKISEDFYQKKYAQYKLEQEEVMDSLNKHKNANLKYFDMGSTFLQMAKEARKIYVNRSTLEMVDDKKLLMSLLFSNSTINGKKVEISYHKAFKIISDRVMQMMGEKTDEKRTFEPPKKPVNKGKTPAFADVNPIWLRGQDSNLEPTPYIAPSITGRDGLYHHPEGCEALPGKDKD, encoded by the coding sequence ATGAATCAAGAAAATCAACCATTGCGAGCCGTGGGGTACGCCCGCGTGTCATCCAAGGATCAGGAGGATACCGGTTACTCGCTTCCGGCGCAGGAAAAGCTCTTGCACGACTATGCCGATCGCAACGGCTACGAGATGGTCAAGGTATTCGCCATCCAGGAATCGGCGGCTGGCAAAATCCAGCGCAAGATATTCCACGAGATGCTCGAATACGTGACCAAGACGAAGATCAACACGATCTTCGTCGAGACGACCGACCGCCTCACGCGCAACTTTGCCGACGTGCCGGTCATCGACGAGTGGATACTGGCCGATGAAAAGCACACCATCCACCTCGTCAAAGAGAGCTGTACGCTCCACAAGGACTCCAAGTCGCACGAGTGGTTTATGTGGCGCGTCAAAGTAGCCACGGCCGAGTACTACATCCGACTCCTTTCCGAGAACGTGAAGAAAGGCCAGAAAGAAAAGCTCGCGCAAGGCTGGCTGCCGAGCAAGCCGCCGCTCGGCTACAAAACCGTCGGCGAGAAGGGACACAAAATCCACGTGCTCGATCCGGATAAGGCACCGATCGTCAAAAGAATGTTCGAACTCTATGCCACGAATATACACTCGACCAAGAAACTGGCCGATGAGATGTACAAGCTCGGCATGCGCTCGCGCGGAGGCAACAAGGTAAGTCACTCGCGCGTGCATCAGCTTCTTGGCGATCCGTTCTACTACGGCATGAACCGCTGGAACGGCAAAGTCGCCCAGGGCGGACATGAGCCGCTTATCACCAAAGAATTATTCATGCGGTGCCAAGACATCATGCACAGCAACGGCACGCCGAGATACAACAAGCACAACTCGCTTTTCAAAAACGTGTTTCGGTGCGAGGAGTGCAAGGGCCGCGTAACGTGGGAGATACAGAAAGGCCATTGGTATGGCCACTGCAATCACTATAAAAACTGCACGCAGAAAGAATATGTCCGGCAGGAGCAGGTCGACGAGCAAGTGATGGAAAATATCGAGCAGTTAAGCTCGAAGCATGACGAGGCCATCGAGCATATGCTCACCTGGGTTCAGGAAGCACTCAAGGAAAGCCATAGCGAGGAAATAGAATTCAGGGAAAAGGCAACCGGCGAGCTGGAGCGACGATATCAGACGGCGACGCAACGGCTCGACAAAATATATGACGATAAGATCGACGGCAAAATAAGCGAGGACTTCTATCAGAAAAAGTACGCGCAGTACAAGCTCGAGCAGGAAGAAGTGATGGATAGCCTCAATAAGCACAAGAACGCTAATCTCAAGTACTTCGACATGGGATCGACTTTCTTGCAGATGGCCAAGGAGGCGCGGAAGATTTACGTAAACCGGAGCACGCTCGAGATGGTCGACGACAAGAAGCTTTTGATGTCGCTGTTATTTTCGAACTCGACGATAAACGGCAAGAAAGTGGAGATTTCATACCATAAAGCCTTCAAAATCATCTCCGACCGTGTCATGCAGATGATGGGAGAAAAAACAGACGAAAAAAGAACTTTCGAACCGCCAAAAAAGCCCGTCAATAAAGGAAAAACACCAGCTTTCGCTGATGTTAATCCTATCTGGCTCCGCGGCCAGGACTCGAACCTGGAACCAACTCCTTACATCGCTCCTTCCATTACTGGCAGGGATGGACTATATCATCACCCCGAAGGGTGCGAGGCGCTTCCCGGGAAAGACAAAGATTAA
- a CDS encoding DUF5659 domain-containing protein, whose protein sequence is MQNNYYKTADLALVAVLLLFIPDSLEVVDRGNPHKVLFCFGKSPDLDSLVKRYWNRELAVEPQAFFNQLKQVKVRIYAED, encoded by the coding sequence ATGCAAAACAATTATTACAAAACCGCCGACCTGGCATTGGTCGCGGTGCTTTTATTATTCATTCCTGATTCTCTGGAGGTCGTGGATCGGGGAAATCCGCACAAGGTGCTCTTTTGTTTCGGCAAGAGCCCTGACCTGGATTCTCTGGTGAAGCGATACTGGAATCGCGAGCTTGCGGTCGAACCGCAGGCGTTCTTCAACCAGCTCAAACAGGTCAAAGTACGGATTTATGCCGAGGACTAA
- a CDS encoding nucleotidyl transferase AbiEii/AbiGii toxin family protein: protein MTLDYSKHKAILLQILKDIYSDTSIAPHLGFKGGTAALLFYGLNRNSVDLDFDLLDESKEAEVFEKIQKITAAYGTITDSYIKKFNLLNVISYAPGAQKIKVEINRRNFGSRYELKTLLGISMLVMVEADTYAHKLMAMYERVGKTSRDIFDVYYFEKKGWDINKTIVEDRSGLSFKDTLAKCIDLLEKMDNKHILDGLGELLTDPQKDWARAKLKEETIFLLKVKMEGLGKIDTLPPYTSADVEAIQTILNDKFFKNTPFACEKLTVKKDKVFFEKNSSDEDSYGYDIECVLLQDGKKVEVSIDPITNKVGADQVAHLIAHTVWAKLDQSMTSQLWKNFPTNL from the coding sequence ATGACTTTAGATTACTCAAAGCACAAAGCAATATTGCTCCAAATTCTCAAGGATATTTATTCCGATACTTCGATCGCTCCTCACTTGGGTTTCAAAGGCGGGACGGCCGCGCTTTTATTCTACGGACTCAATCGTAACTCGGTAGACTTGGACTTCGATCTGTTGGACGAAAGCAAAGAGGCAGAGGTCTTTGAGAAGATTCAGAAAATCACTGCGGCCTATGGAACGATTACCGATTCCTACATTAAAAAGTTCAATCTCCTGAATGTTATCTCTTACGCACCTGGAGCACAGAAGATAAAAGTCGAAATCAATCGCCGGAACTTTGGCTCGCGCTATGAGCTTAAGACCTTGCTTGGTATCTCCATGCTGGTCATGGTGGAAGCTGATACATACGCCCACAAATTGATGGCCATGTACGAGCGCGTCGGTAAGACGAGCCGTGATATTTTCGACGTGTACTATTTCGAAAAGAAAGGCTGGGATATCAATAAAACTATTGTTGAGGATCGTTCCGGACTGTCATTCAAGGACACCCTCGCCAAGTGCATCGATTTGCTGGAAAAGATGGATAACAAGCACATCTTGGATGGCTTGGGTGAATTGCTGACAGATCCGCAAAAAGATTGGGCCCGCGCCAAGCTCAAAGAAGAGACTATTTTCTTGCTCAAAGTAAAAATGGAAGGCTTGGGCAAGATTGATACCCTGCCGCCATATACTTCGGCCGATGTTGAAGCTATACAAACCATACTCAATGATAAGTTCTTTAAGAACACTCCTTTTGCATGCGAGAAATTGACGGTTAAAAAGGATAAAGTGTTTTTCGAAAAGAACAGCTCTGACGAGGATAGCTACGGGTACGACATTGAGTGCGTGCTTTTGCAGGATGGTAAGAAGGTAGAAGTCTCGATCGATCCGATAACAAACAAGGTCGGCGCAGATCAAGTTGCCCATCTCATAGCACATACCGTTTGGGCAAAGCTGGATCAATCGATGACCAGTCAGCTTTGGAAGAATTTTCCAACCAACCTATAA
- a CDS encoding adenine-specific methyltransferase EcoRI family protein: protein MPKEIAKKSLNKNLHKASAAKKDEFYTQIVDIEKELKHYKDQFRGKVVYCNCDDPFESNFFKYFAGNFNALGLKRLIATSYKPSPIANTQLGLFGDIKAINTPKGRPKVTANKFIINEVDDIDGDGAFDLRDIAEQLKANKNNEWAPLEGEGDFRSEESIELLKQADIVVTNPPFSLFREYVAQLVEHNKKFLILGDQNAVTYKETFGFIKENKLWHGYDNGGTKWFQVPDDYDIETESRIKVENGIKFFSMGRIVWYTNLETTKRHEKIVLYKKYTPEEFPKYDNSDVINIDKVSDIPMDYDGVMGVPITFVDKYSPAQFEILGIANSARWIGYECFTLIKGRKIYNRILIKRKK from the coding sequence ATGCCAAAGGAAATCGCCAAAAAGTCATTGAATAAGAACTTGCACAAGGCAAGCGCCGCGAAGAAAGATGAGTTTTATACTCAGATTGTTGATATTGAAAAAGAGTTGAAACACTACAAAGATCAATTCCGTGGCAAGGTAGTGTATTGCAACTGCGATGATCCATTTGAGAGCAACTTCTTTAAATATTTCGCAGGAAATTTCAATGCACTCGGACTGAAAAGACTTATTGCCACTAGTTACAAGCCGTCTCCTATAGCCAATACGCAATTAGGGCTATTTGGCGACATCAAGGCCATAAACACGCCCAAGGGCCGTCCTAAGGTAACCGCGAACAAATTCATTATCAATGAAGTTGATGATATAGACGGCGATGGCGCATTTGACTTGCGTGATATTGCCGAGCAACTCAAGGCTAACAAAAACAATGAATGGGCTCCATTAGAGGGTGAAGGAGATTTTAGAAGTGAAGAAAGCATAGAACTGCTGAAGCAAGCTGATATTGTAGTAACAAATCCGCCTTTTTCCTTGTTCCGCGAGTATGTCGCACAGCTAGTAGAACACAACAAAAAGTTTTTGATTCTAGGTGACCAAAATGCAGTAACCTATAAAGAAACCTTTGGCTTCATCAAAGAAAATAAACTATGGCATGGCTACGACAATGGTGGCACAAAATGGTTTCAGGTTCCTGACGATTATGACATTGAGACTGAATCAAGAATAAAAGTTGAGAATGGTATAAAGTTTTTCAGCATGGGTAGAATTGTGTGGTATACAAACCTCGAGACCACAAAACGTCACGAGAAAATAGTCTTGTATAAGAAATATACACCAGAGGAATTCCCTAAATATGATAATTCCGATGTTATAAACATCGATAAAGTCTCCGATATTCCGATGGATTATGACGGAGTGATGGGTGTACCAATTACTTTTGTTGATAAATATAGTCCAGCACAGTTTGAAATTTTGGGTATCGCTAATTCCGCAAGATGGATTGGTTACGAATGTTTTACCTTGATTAAAGGTAGGAAAATATATAATCGAATTTTAATTAAGCGTAAAAAATAA